CTGAGCGATGGGAGCGTGGAAGGGGTCTCTCACAGGGAATTTCCCGCCTGGGGCGTTCAGTTTCACCCGGAGGCTTGTCCCGGTCCCAGGGATGTAAATTTTCTGTTCGATCGCTTTGTCGATTCTTTGAAAGGAGCGGCGTACAATGTCCGTTAAAAGCGTATTAGTCCTCGGTTCGGGCCCCATAAAGATAGGCCAGGCCGCGGAGTTCGATTATTCGGGGAGTCAGGCCTGCAAGGCCCTCCGCGAGGAGGGGTGCCGCGTGATACTTTTGAACAGCAATCCCGCTACTATACAGACCGACGTCACCATGGCTGATGTGGTTTACATAAAGCCGATGAACGCCGAGACCATTTCTTCGATAGTGAAGGAACACCGTCCAGAAGGGGTGATAGCGACGTTAGGAGGGCAGGCGGCCCTGAACCTGTGCGTCGAGTGCGAAGAAAAAGGGATATGGCGCGATGCGGGCGTTGAGGTCCTGGGTACCCCAGTGGAGGCCATAAAGGCGGCCGAAGGAAGGGAGCCCTTTCGAAACCTCATGCGGAAGATCGGCCAACCCGTACCTTCCAGCGCCCCCGTGACATGCGTGGAAGAGGCGCTGGAATTCGCTCGCAGCTGCTCCTACCCCCTCATCATCCGCCCCGATTTCACGCTGGGCGGGACTGGCGGCGGCGTCGCGCAAAACGAGACAGAGCTGAAAAAACGAGTGGAAGAGGGATTAGACGCATCGCCCGTTCACAAGGTCTTGGTGGAGGAGTACCTCGTTGGATGGAGGGAGTTTGAGCTGGAAGCCATGAGGGATGGCGCAGGAAATGCCATCTGCGTCTGCGGCATGGAAAACGTGGACCCCATGGGCATACACACGGGAGACAGCGTCGTGGTTTCGCCCATCTTGACGCTATCTGACCGTCAATGGCAGCGCCTTCGCTCCGCCGCTTTCGCGATAGTCGAGGCGCTGGACGTGCGGGGAGCTTGCAATGTGCAGTTTGCGCACTCACCGGACGGGGAGGCTTATTACGTGATAGAGGTGAACCCACGAGCCAGCAGGTCGAGCGCCCTGGCGAGCAAAGCCACGGGATATCCGATAGCGAGGATGGCAGCCAAGATCGCCCTCGGGAAGCGCTTGACGGAAATCCCGAACCCTACCACCGGCGTAGGAAGCGCTATGTCGGAGCCGTCCCTCGACTACGTGGTCGTCAAGCTCCCCCGCTGGTCCTTTGAGAAGTTCCCTGGGGCCGATGTTCGGCTTGGGACGCGGATGAAGTCCACGGGCGAGGTCATGGCGATAGGGCTTACATTTCCTCAGGCGCTGCTCAAGGCCTTCCGTTCCCTGGATGCCCCTTCACCTTTGACAGACCGTTATTTTAAAGAGGCAGCGTCCGAAGAGCTCTGGAAAGAGTGTTCGCTTCCCACTCACAGGCGCATGGGTGCGATGTTGGAGCTTTTGCGCCGCGGCGCTGCGTGCGAAGAGCTTTCGCACGCTACGGCGATCCACCCGTATTTTGTAGGCGAGCTCAAAGAAATCGTGTCCGTCGAGGATCAGCTTAAAGAGGGACCTTCACCGGATGCTCTGAAGAGAGCCAAGTTTTACGGCTTTTCGGATGAGGATATAGCCGGCCTTTGCGGCACATCCGAAGAGGTTGTTAGGGCATCCCGCCGCTCCCTTAGTCTTGAGATCGCCCACAGGGAGGTGGACGGCTGCGCCGGTGAGGTGCCGGCCAGCTCCGGCTACTTCTATGGCGTCTACGGCGCCTGCAGCGACCCTTCCGTTTTGCGGGATACCCCTGCCGTGGCCGTGCTGGGTTCTGGCCCCATCAGGATCGCCCAAGGCGTGGAGTTCGACTACTGCTGCGTAAAGGCCATAGAGAGCTTGAGGCGCCGGGGCCTTCGGGCCGTCATGATAAACAACAACCCCGAGACGGTGAGTACCGATTACGATATCTCGGATGCCCTCTACTTCGAGCCACTCCATGTCGAGGATGTGACGGCCGCTCTCGAGCGCGAGAAAGCTGTAGGGGTCTTCTGCTCCTTCGGCGGGCAAACCTCGCTGAAGCTCGGGATTCGTCTCGCAAAAGAAGGCGCATGCCTCTTAGGCACAGGCATTCCGGCGATAGAGGCCGCCGAAGACCGTAGCCAGTTCTGTGAACTCCTCGAGGAGCTTTCGATATCCTATCCTGAAGGTAATGCGGTGCGAAACCCCAAAGAAGCTCGCGCGCTGGCAAAAAGGATAGGCTTTCCCCTCATAGTGCGCCCCAGTTTCGTCATAGGGGGGATCGACATGCAGGTAGTATACGACGAAAAGGAGTTGGAGGAAGTTACGGCGCGTGCTTTCACCCACGCGCCCCTGCAATCGGTGTTGGTGGATCGCTTTCTCCAGGGAAGGGAGTTCGAGGTTGACGCCGTATGTGACGGTGAAGACGTGCTCATCCCTGGGATATTCGAGCATCTTGACCCTGCTGGGGTGCACTCCGGCGACTCTATAGCCCTCTTCCCTGACATCTCGCTGACGCCAAAAGAGAGGGAGGAGGTCGTGGAGATCGTAAAGGCCCTATCGGAGGCGTTGGATGCGCGAGGGCTCCTCAACGTGCAGTTCGTCCTCCACGACGACAAGCTCTACGTAATAGAGGCAAACCCGCGGGCCAGCCGCACCGTTCCCATAGCGAGCAAGCTCTCAGGCATCCCCATGGTAGATCTGGCCGTGGGCGTGGCCTTAGGGGAAAGGCTTGGGAGCGCCGGCTTCGGGTTGGGGCTTGTAGAGCATCAAGGGCCTGTGGGCGTAAAGGTGCCCGTCTTTTCCACTGACAAGCTGCCCGGCGTAGACTCACGTCTCGGACCGCAGATGCAGTCTACTGGGGAATCGTTGGGTGTGGGGCGGACGTTTTCGTCAGCACTTTGCGAAGCGCTTTCGGGCGCCGGGTGGCGCATCCCCAAGTGCGGACGCATCCTCTTTAGCGTGCGAGACGATCAAAAGCCCTTTTTGTCGCCCATAGCCTCGGCTTTTTGCGCCATGGGATGGAAGCTATTTGCGACATCCGGCACAGCCGCGGCGCTTTCTAAATGGGGCTTGCCCGTCGAGGCGGTCCCTAAGGGCGAGGCCTTGGTAAAAGCCATTGTAAAGCGCTCCTACGACATGATCATAAACGTCCCAGGGAGCAGGTTGAGCACCGTTAGAGACGGTTACGCCATGAGGAGGGCTGCTGTGGAAACCGGGATACCGTGCTTCCACAGCTTGGAGGTGGCTCAGGCGGTCGCCTCAGCCCTGACGGCCGCGGAGATGTCCGTTACAGTTACGCCGTAAATATGGGGAGGTCGGCCAGGTAGATGAGGTCTCCTCCGTAGGCGTCTCCCTCTTTCAAGACCGCCGCTCTCGTGGTTATGATGGCCCCTGTATGAGAGAGTATCTCCTCCACGCCGCGGATGCTCCCGCCGGTTGAGACCACGTCGTCCACGATGGCCACCTTGCGGTTTCGCAGGAGCTCTACGTCAGGCCCGTCTATCACCAAGAGTTGGCTCCCCTTAGTGGTTATAGATTTCACCTCCACGCTCAAGGGATTTTGCATATACCCCTTCACGCTCTTTCTGCAGACCACGTAGCGCGGGTGCCCCAAGAGCGTGGCGAGCATTTGGAGCAGAGGTACCACCTTTGCCTCCGGCCCAACCATGATCTCGAAGTCCTTCCCCGCAAGCTGTACAGCCAGCGCGCCCGCGCAGACGTTTACCAGTTGCGCGTCCCCCAACATCACGAACGAGGCGATCCATAACCCCTCGTCCAATTGAACGACAGGGAGATCCCTCGTCAGCCCGCCGACGGAAAGCCTATAATGCGTCTGCCCTTCATATCGATAGCGCATATAAGTTCTCATCCTCCTCTATGACGTTTGCTTTTGTTTGCAAAAGCCCAATCCCTACAGTATTATTTGTAGCTGTCATCACAAATATGTCAATCTCTCGAGGAGGGCTCTGTATGTTTTCGTGGGAGGACTTATTAGCTGCTCTTGCTGTGGTGGTTAACGGGTTGCCCCAGGGGCTTTTGGCCTTATCCTTTGGTTTTGCAGCTCTGCCCACCGCCATCGGCTTCGCCATAGGGGCTTTGGGGGCCCTATTTTTTAGCTCCGTGGCTCCTATATCGTTTCAGGCGGAGTCCATAGTATTGGCCGGCACAATAGGGCAAAACCGCAGGGAGCGATGCAGCATCGTCTTCTACACCGGCTTGGCGATGGCGATCGTCGGAGGGTTGGGCTTGCTCGAGCCTGCGATAGCTTTTGTGGGGCCAGCGGTGGAAAACGGCATGATGGCGGGTGTGGGTGTGATACTGGCGAGCGTGGCCATCAAGATGGTGCGCTCCCGTGCCGTCGTAGGCTGGTCGTCGCTAATCGTGGCCTTGTTTATCTACGCCTATACGAAAGACCTCGTCTATACGATCGTAGGGAGCGTGGTCATCGGCACGATCCCCGCCCTCTTCGGCGGGCATGCCATGGAGGTGCACAAAGAGTACGAGCGGATAAAGAGGGTGCCGCTCGTCCTTTCATCAAGGGTGATACGCGGCACCCTCGCCATGATGTGCATGCAGATAGGCGGCAATATAGCGTATTCGGGGATCACGGGGAAGATCGCGAACGCTTCCGTCAATGTGGACCACGTAACGCTGTATTCGGGGTTGGCCGACGCAGCCTCTGCGTTCTTCGGAGGAGGTCCTGTGGAGGCGATCATAAGCGGCACCGGGGCGGCTCCTCACCCGATGACTGCTGCCATTTTGATGATGGCCGTTATGGCCGCCATCCTGGCCTCCGGGCTGTTACCGGTTTTGGGCAAGAAGGTGCCGAGCGAATCCATCGCCGGCTTTTTGTTCGTACTGGGGGCGCTGGTGGCGTTCCCGGCCAACATCCAGGCCGCCGTAGGCGCTAATCCCGTCGTGGGAGGTGTGGCGGCGGTGGTGACGGCAGCTACGGACCCATTTATAGGCCTCGTGGCAGGCCTCGCCGTAAAACTGCTTCTCTCTTTTGCAGGATTTTAGCAGCATTAGAAGATCAGCTCTATGAGCGGATCCGGAAGGTCCACGCCTAAGAGCCCTCGAAAAGCCCCATACGAAGCCAGCGAGAGGGCGACGGAGAAGGCAGCGACGAGCCAGAGGGGCAACTTCCCGCTCTCTTTGGATAAAAAAATGGCACAACAGAATATATAGAGCGCTGTCAGCATGGTGTAGCTCTTGGGAAGGAAAATGATATATAAAGTCGTTATGGCCGCCATGGCGAAGGCTTGAAGCGTAAAGCCTTTAAAGCCTTCGCCTGCGGAATTCCAGTCCCGCGCGGCCAGGATGACACCGATCGATAGCAAAAATAACCCCAAGCAGGCCGGCACCGCGGCAGAGCCCGGGTCTCCCACTATGAGCCTTCGTGGGATCCTAAGCGATGCGGCAAAATAAGCGGCGCCGAAGGATATCAGCGCCGCGTCTATGGCCAAGGCGAAGAGCCTTTTCACTGTTTTACGAGTCCCATCTCTTGCATTGTCTCTTTCAGATCCTCGTAAAGCTTATTGTAATAATCCATCATTTCCTTACAAACATAGAAGGTGTTCACGTAGCCGTTATCTCTCATGTAATTTTTCCACTCGATATCATCGACCGCTTGGATGACCAATCCTTCAAAGGCCGTCACGATCTCCTTGGGCGTCTTTGGCGGGAAGGCTAGCCCTCTGACTGAGCCGGCCGGTATGCCATGGTAGCCCAATTCACCCAGGGATGGCACATCCGGAAAGAGTGGACACCTGTCCTCTCCCACGGCAGCGAGCACTCGCACCTCCCCTTCCGGTCTCGCATGAGGGGCCACTTCTGAGCCCGAGAATATGCCGGCATCTACGTGCCCTCCTAACAGGGCAGCCCGTTCATTAGCTCCGCCGTCGAAGGGAACCACCACGAACTCCACGCTCAGTTTCCTGTTAATTGCCTGGGCCACTATATCGGTCAAGGCGCCTGCTCCGGCGTTGCCCATGGTTATAGTGCGAGGATGGGCCTTGATGTCTTCGATCAGGTCCTGGATCGTTTTCCACCTGCTGTCCCCTCTCACGGCGATGACGTATGGCTCCGTGTTTAAAATCGCCACATGGGTGAGGGAATCCCACGGAAACTGCGCGAAGCCTTGGAGGCAGGCGGTAAGGAGATGGGTTCCAGCTATGCCCACCGTATAGCCATTCGGCTTCGAGTTGTAGAGCTTGGTCAGGCCCACGGCGCTTCCGCCCCCGGGGACGTTGTCTATCGCTATGGGTGCCGGGTAATGCTTTTGGAGCACCTGGGCAAATTTGCGCGCCAGCACATCGGTGCCGCCGCCGGCCGAAAAGGGGACAATGATCTTGAGCGGTTCGCTTGGGTATTCGTCGCCTTGCGCAAAAATCGTCACCGGCAGGGCAATAGCAGCAAATATCGCCAGCAGCAATGATGCCAAGAGCACCTTCATTGCCTTCATCTTCACCCCTCCTTCGATGTCTCTTTAACGCTTCTTATTATACTACGCGCATTGAACCCCCTAAGGTTGCTTCATCTGCCATTACGGCATTAGGTTATCATTAAATTGTAGGCGGAATCCATAACAAGCATATGAAAATCCTGTTACAATCACATTAAAGCTGCTGCTTGCGGGCATAAGTGCCCAGTGGTAGGATTGCTGCAGCTTCGTTGCAAAGAAATCATTGCGTCAATTACAGGAGGTGTATATTTTGAGAAGCGATAGGGCAAAAGCGGGAATAGAGAGGGCTCCGCACAGGTCATTGATGCTGGCCGCCGGATACTCCCGATGGGAGTTCGAGCGCCCATGGGTGGGAGTGGTAAACGCTTATAATGCCATCATACCAGGGCACATTCATCTACAGCGCATAGCTGATGCCGCCAAGGCAGGCATATATGCCGCTGGCGGGTTGCCTCTGGAATTTCCCGTCATAGGCGTATGCGACGGCATAGCCATGAACCACTTGGGGATGAAGTTTTCACTGCCGAGCAGAGAGCTCATCATGGATTCCATCGAGGTGATGGTCGAGGCCCATGCCTTGGATGCCTTGGTCTTGGTGACCAACTGCGACAAAATCGTCCCCGGCATGGCTATGGCGGCGGCGAGCCTGAACATCCCTTCTATTGTGATCAGCGGTGGGCCGATGCTCGCAGGCGTATACGAGGGAAAGGAGATAGACTTCTCTTCCCTATATGAGGCTGTGGGAAGCTGCGCCGCAGGCAAGATTTCGCGCGATGAACTCGATCGCATAGAGGAAACGGCTTGCCCGACCTGCGGTTCCTGCGCCGGCATGTTCACGGCGAACACCATGAATTGCATGATGGAAGCCCTGGGCCTTGCCCTCCCCGGCAACGGCACAATCCCAGCGGTGCTTTCGGCGAGAGAACGACTCGCCAAAGACACCGGAAGGGCTATAATGACGCTGATAGAAAAAAATATAAAGCCTCGAGACATCCTTACCCTTGAAACTTTCAAAAACGCCATCGCAGTGGACATGGCCCTCGGAGGCTCAACTAACACGACGCTTCATCTACCCGCCATAGCCCATATGGCGGGAATCAACCTCCCATTAGAGCTTTTGGATGAGATAAGCCGCAAATGCCCCCACCTCTGCAATATGAGCCCTGGCGGCCCTCATCACGTCCAAGATCTCTACGCCGCTGGCGGAGTGCAAGCTGTCATGGCACGCTTAACCGAGGCCAACCTAATCAACGGGGACTGCATTACTGTCACAGGACGCTCCATGGCCGAAAATTTAAAAGGCGTCAAGGTTTTAAACGACGACGTGGTACGACCGTTAAATAATCCATACCATAAAGAAGGAGGCATAGCAGTCTTAAAGGGAAGCCTCGCTCCGGACGGTGCCGTAGTAAAACAATCGGCCGTGGCACCTGAAATGTTGCGCCATCAAGGCCCAGCCCGTGTATTTAACTGTGAGGAAGATGCCTCCGCTGCCATACTGGGTGGGCAAATTAAGCCGAAAGATGTTGTAGTCATTCGATACGAAGGGCCAAAGGGAGGCCCCGGCATGAGAGAGATGTTAGGCCCCACGGCATCCCTTGCAGGC
This genomic stretch from Acetomicrobium sp. S15 = DSM 107314 harbors:
- the carB gene encoding carbamoyl-phosphate synthase large subunit — translated: MSVKSVLVLGSGPIKIGQAAEFDYSGSQACKALREEGCRVILLNSNPATIQTDVTMADVVYIKPMNAETISSIVKEHRPEGVIATLGGQAALNLCVECEEKGIWRDAGVEVLGTPVEAIKAAEGREPFRNLMRKIGQPVPSSAPVTCVEEALEFARSCSYPLIIRPDFTLGGTGGGVAQNETELKKRVEEGLDASPVHKVLVEEYLVGWREFELEAMRDGAGNAICVCGMENVDPMGIHTGDSVVVSPILTLSDRQWQRLRSAAFAIVEALDVRGACNVQFAHSPDGEAYYVIEVNPRASRSSALASKATGYPIARMAAKIALGKRLTEIPNPTTGVGSAMSEPSLDYVVVKLPRWSFEKFPGADVRLGTRMKSTGEVMAIGLTFPQALLKAFRSLDAPSPLTDRYFKEAASEELWKECSLPTHRRMGAMLELLRRGAACEELSHATAIHPYFVGELKEIVSVEDQLKEGPSPDALKRAKFYGFSDEDIAGLCGTSEEVVRASRRSLSLEIAHREVDGCAGEVPASSGYFYGVYGACSDPSVLRDTPAVAVLGSGPIRIAQGVEFDYCCVKAIESLRRRGLRAVMINNNPETVSTDYDISDALYFEPLHVEDVTAALEREKAVGVFCSFGGQTSLKLGIRLAKEGACLLGTGIPAIEAAEDRSQFCELLEELSISYPEGNAVRNPKEARALAKRIGFPLIVRPSFVIGGIDMQVVYDEKELEEVTARAFTHAPLQSVLVDRFLQGREFEVDAVCDGEDVLIPGIFEHLDPAGVHSGDSIALFPDISLTPKEREEVVEIVKALSEALDARGLLNVQFVLHDDKLYVIEANPRASRTVPIASKLSGIPMVDLAVGVALGERLGSAGFGLGLVEHQGPVGVKVPVFSTDKLPGVDSRLGPQMQSTGESLGVGRTFSSALCEALSGAGWRIPKCGRILFSVRDDQKPFLSPIASAFCAMGWKLFATSGTAAALSKWGLPVEAVPKGEALVKAIVKRSYDMIINVPGSRLSTVRDGYAMRRAAVETGIPCFHSLEVAQAVASALTAAEMSVTVTP
- a CDS encoding phosphoribosyltransferase family protein, with product MRYRYEGQTHYRLSVGGLTRDLPVVQLDEGLWIASFVMLGDAQLVNVCAGALAVQLAGKDFEIMVGPEAKVVPLLQMLATLLGHPRYVVCRKSVKGYMQNPLSVEVKSITTKGSQLLVIDGPDVELLRNRKVAIVDDVVSTGGSIRGVEEILSHTGAIITTRAAVLKEGDAYGGDLIYLADLPIFTA
- a CDS encoding NCS2 family permease, which gives rise to MFSWEDLLAALAVVVNGLPQGLLALSFGFAALPTAIGFAIGALGALFFSSVAPISFQAESIVLAGTIGQNRRERCSIVFYTGLAMAIVGGLGLLEPAIAFVGPAVENGMMAGVGVILASVAIKMVRSRAVVGWSSLIVALFIYAYTKDLVYTIVGSVVIGTIPALFGGHAMEVHKEYERIKRVPLVLSSRVIRGTLAMMCMQIGGNIAYSGITGKIANASVNVDHVTLYSGLADAASAFFGGGPVEAIISGTGAAPHPMTAAILMMAVMAAILASGLLPVLGKKVPSESIAGFLFVLGALVAFPANIQAAVGANPVVGGVAAVVTAATDPFIGLVAGLAVKLLLSFAGF
- a CDS encoding tripartite tricarboxylate transporter TctB family protein, translating into MKRLFALAIDAALISFGAAYFAASLRIPRRLIVGDPGSAAVPACLGLFLLSIGVILAARDWNSAGEGFKGFTLQAFAMAAITTLYIIFLPKSYTMLTALYIFCCAIFLSKESGKLPLWLVAAFSVALSLASYGAFRGLLGVDLPDPLIELIF
- a CDS encoding Bug family tripartite tricarboxylate transporter substrate binding protein, which produces MKAMKVLLASLLLAIFAAIALPVTIFAQGDEYPSEPLKIIVPFSAGGGTDVLARKFAQVLQKHYPAPIAIDNVPGGGSAVGLTKLYNSKPNGYTVGIAGTHLLTACLQGFAQFPWDSLTHVAILNTEPYVIAVRGDSRWKTIQDLIEDIKAHPRTITMGNAGAGALTDIVAQAINRKLSVEFVVVPFDGGANERAALLGGHVDAGIFSGSEVAPHARPEGEVRVLAAVGEDRCPLFPDVPSLGELGYHGIPAGSVRGLAFPPKTPKEIVTAFEGLVIQAVDDIEWKNYMRDNGYVNTFYVCKEMMDYYNKLYEDLKETMQEMGLVKQ
- the ilvD gene encoding dihydroxy-acid dehydratase, whose amino-acid sequence is MRSDRAKAGIERAPHRSLMLAAGYSRWEFERPWVGVVNAYNAIIPGHIHLQRIADAAKAGIYAAGGLPLEFPVIGVCDGIAMNHLGMKFSLPSRELIMDSIEVMVEAHALDALVLVTNCDKIVPGMAMAAASLNIPSIVISGGPMLAGVYEGKEIDFSSLYEAVGSCAAGKISRDELDRIEETACPTCGSCAGMFTANTMNCMMEALGLALPGNGTIPAVLSARERLAKDTGRAIMTLIEKNIKPRDILTLETFKNAIAVDMALGGSTNTTLHLPAIAHMAGINLPLELLDEISRKCPHLCNMSPGGPHHVQDLYAAGGVQAVMARLTEANLINGDCITVTGRSMAENLKGVKVLNDDVVRPLNNPYHKEGGIAVLKGSLAPDGAVVKQSAVAPEMLRHQGPARVFNCEEDASAAILGGQIKPKDVVVIRYEGPKGGPGMREMLGPTASLAGMGLDKEVALITDGRFSGASRGASIGHVSPEAAAGGPIALVRDGDIISIDIPARKLDLLVSEEELKARRASLKPYVQEVKSHFLRRYRHFATSGVKGAVLLDE